The stretch of DNA TAGGGACACCTTCTAATCCCCGGTGGGGCCTGTGGGaccactgggaagccctgaagGTAGCTTCAAAGGCCGAGCTTGTTCTAAAGGAGTCAAGGTGTAGGGAACCTGAGGGAAAGTGACAGCGCAACAACAGCACTGAAGGGCTCTGCAAAGCACAGGTTTGCCCAGTGAGCTGCAGAGGCAAACAGCTCAGAGAAAGTGGAGGAGGGAATGATGCCATCCCTTTCTCATTTTGGCAAAGCATTCCTAAAACAAAATACTCATCTGCATTTCTGTTAAGAGAAAGGAAATTCAGCTGCTAGTGATTACTTGAACTTTTCCAGAAGGAAGAAGCATATGAAGAAATGGACCGATGATCCCCAGGACCAGGAGCCTGCTACTCCTCCTGAATCTTACCCTGCTCTCTTCTGCCAGGCGGGCCAGGTTATCAAAGCGGGGCATCTCGCTTCTGTTCATGATGGAAATGTAGCAGGCATTCTGTTGCGTGACTTTGGTTGCAATGACGCCCTGGGAAATGAAATTATTCCGCACTCACATTTCTGGTTTTTCCCACTGTTAATGTTGGGATAAAGTTAGCATGGAAAGCTTAATGACTGCTTAatgaaaatcccccaaactgTGTACTCCAAACATAGAGAATTAAGGAACAATTGCCATCCCTGGGCCAGCTGTAGGAACAGCCAGACTCCATGGATGCTTTTTGAAGgaggccctgtccctgccactcACCGTGTTGTAGTTCCAGATGGTTTTCCAGGACCCGCTGATGTTCCTTTGCTCAATGACAGCCACACGCCATTGCCTGTTGATGGTCACAATTTGGGACTGGCCACCAATGATGACTTGAGTGTGGTTGAAGATGCCACTGGGAATCTGCTGAGTCTGAAAAGCCAAGAAAATGAAGAAGTTTCACCTTTGTAGGGAGACTGTGATGTCTGCaggttttctgaaaaatccctgccACAATGGAAGATGTGCTACCCTCTGGAgactgcctgccctgcactcaGTGTTTTCCAAAGGACCCAGAATAAGGGCTGTCACAGTGGGCAGAGGCTGTAAGAATTCTTTTCATGGATTCAGTGAATCCTTGCTGCATctgacagctgccagctggtgtCTTTAGAGGCTGATGCATGCTGGAGCACTGGCCAGAGAAAACCCACGCTCTAGGGCTTGGATGGAAACCACTGCTCTCCCATTGCCCTTTAAGGCCATCTGAAGCTTCCAGCAGGAAGCTGTCAATGAGGAGATGCCAGGCAAGAAGGGCATCCGGGTTGGCATTGGGCAGCACTGCGGGATCCCCCCCATTTGGTTCAAGAAAGCAAAGGGCTAAGGTTTTCTCACCGGGAAATTGATACTGCCATTGCCAATGCAGTACTTCAAGTCCACAACTCTCAGGACATCAAGGGTAATGCATGATCCCAGATTCAGCTGGGGTCCTTggaaagctggaaaagaaaagacaaaaccccATGAGCTGATGCCTGAGATCTTGCCTGACCTTCTACAGGATGGTGGTGGTGTCACGAAGACCCAACCAGGTTCAGCAGAattgctgctctgggaatgttTGAGCTGTGCAAGGGACAGATTCTCTGGGATTCCCCTAAGAGCACTGGCTCTGTGGCTCAGCCTGGAATGCTCTCAAAGACCTGCTCCTGAACACCCATGGGGATGTCCTGTGCAGAAATCGGGACTCTATTGCACTTTGTCTTGAGTCCCAATGGCTGAGTATAGCATGGGAAGGCAGCTGCCAGTTCATGGGCCCAGTCACATGGGCTGTGATGTTCTAGAAGAATCCTACCATGTGTAGGTCATTTTAGCCCTGGGAGATGGGATCATTGTGGGAGGGGAGAACCTCCAGGGATCAGGGGAACTTGGCTCAGTGTTGTGAAGCACAGGCTTTGGTGGCTGCCTGAGTCAACTCATTAGCAAACCCTGACCTGAAGGACAGTGGTTCCTGGAACAACCCTTCTTCTTGACTGGCTATATCAGGACAGTGCAGGGTGAGTATAAACATTCTGGGCCCAAATTTAAGCCACATTAAGGTTGCTGGAGAGGTACTGTAAGGCTTTGGTTTGGGCCATTTCTGGGGGCTGTCATCCCACCCTCTTCCTGTCTCCATCTGCCGAGGTGCCGAACCCTTTGTGCAACTGCTGCAGCCCTTGGTTTCTGTGGGTTTGGAGGTGGAAGAGCAGCAGTTGTGCCTCAGACATGACCCAAGGTGAAAACATGCCAGGTGAGTAACACTCAGAATTCTCATGCTTGCACTCACTGTTAACTTCGTAAGCCAGGTAGGTGGTGAGCCCGCTGCACATAGCCGTGATGTCTATTCCATAGGAGTTGAGGTTGTTGACCAGTCCATTGGTGACAAAGGTGATCCTCTTGGTATGTCTTCCAAAAGCACCGATCAGGTTCTAAACATGAAAAAACAACATTCAGCAAGCTCAGTGCACAGAGGTGGTTCCTGCTAGGCCTTTTTTTCTGCCATGATGATTGAAGGCTTGCAGATTGAATCCCAACTGATTTTCAGGAGGGATTTTAATTCCCGGGGGGGGCCTGTGGGATCACTAGCAAGCCTTGAAGGGACCTCCAAAGGCAGAGCTCATTCTAAGGGAGTCAAGATGAATGGAACTTGAGGGGAAATGGCAGCACAAAGAAAGCACTGGATGGCTCCACAGAGAACCGGTTTGCCCAGTGAGCTGCTCAGCTCAGCATCGTCCTGGAAAGTGGCGGAGGGAATAATGCCACACCTTTCTTTTGGAAAAGCATTCCTATAACAAATTCTTAATCAGCATGACTGTTGAGAGAAAGGAAACTCTACCACAAGACTCCACCTGATCCTTCCCAGAAAGAAGAAGCACATGGAGAAATGGACCGATGATGCCCAGGAATCTGCTAGACCTTTGGAATCTTACCCTGCTCTCTTCTGCCAGGTGGGCCAGGTTATCAAAGCGGGGCATCTCGCTTCTGTTCATGATGGAAATATAGCAGGCGTTCTGTTGAGTGACTTTGGTTGCAATCACACCCTGTAAAAGAAAAGTATTCCACACTCACAATTCAGTTTCTTCCAAGTATTAATGGTGGCATAAAGGTAGGATCAAAACCATAACGAATGTTGTGTTTCACTGCCCCACATTGCAGACTCCAAACGTTCAGAATAAAGATAAATGGGTCATCCCTGCGTCAGCTGTGCAAGCAGCCAGATACCATGCATACTTTTTGAGGGAactcctgtcctgctgctcaccGTGTTGTAGTTCCAGATGGTTTTCCAGGACCCGCTGAAGCTCCTCTGCTCAATGACGGCCACACGCCATTGCCTGTTGATGGTCACAATTTGGGACTGGCCACCAATGATGACTTGTGTGTTGTTGAAGATGCCACTGGGAATCTGCTGAGACTGAAAAGCCAACGGAAAGAAGAGGTTTCAGCTTCAAAGGGAGACAGtgatttccccaaattttcagaaaaattcGTGATACAATGGAAGAAGTACTAGACCCTGGGAAGTGGCCTCAGTCTTTTCCAAAGGACCCAGTATTGTGGCTGTGGCAGTGGGCAGAGGTTGTAAGAATTCTTTTCATGAATTCAGTGAATCCTTGCTGCATCTGACAGCTGCCACCTGGTGCCTTTAGAGGTTGACCCATGCTAGGGCAATGGCCAGAGTAAATCCACCTTCAAGGGCTTAGATGGAAACCTCTGCTAACTCATTGCTCTCTTCCAGGGTCTCCACCCTCGCAATAGAGGAGATGCCAGGCAAGAATGGCATCAGTGTTGGCTTTTGTGCATCAGTTCAGGTTCCCCCCATTTGGTTCAAGAAAAGTAATGGCTAAGGTTTACTCACCGGGAAATTTCCATTCCAATTGCCATTCCAATTGTTGTTCCAGTTGCCATTCCAGTTGTTATTGCCATTCCAGTTGCCATTCCAGTTGTTATTGCCATTCCAGTTGTTGTTCCAGTTGCCATTCCATTGGCCATTGCCATTCCAGATGTTGTTCCAGTTGTTGTTCCAGTTGTTGTTGCCGATGCCATTCCAGTTGTTGTTCCAGTTGCCATTGCCAATGCCATTCCAATTGTTGTCCCAGTTGCCGTTCCAATTGTTGTTCCAGTTGCCATTGCCAATGCCATTCCAAATGCCATTCCAGTTGCCATTACCGTTGCCGTTCCATTGGCCATTCCAGTTACCATTGCCGTTCCAATTGCCATTGCTATTGCAGTATGTCAGCTCTACAACTCTCAGGACATCGAGGGTAATGCATGATCCCAGATTCACCTGGGGACCTTggaaagctggaaaagaaaaaatgataCCTCATGACATAATGCTTAAGGCACTCTGCGGGTCTATTTCTTTGGGATGTGAGGTGGAAGAGCAGCATCTGTGCCTGAGTCACACCCCAAGGGAAATCAAGGCCAGGTCAGTAACACTTAGTGTTCCCATTCTTACATTCACTGTGAACTTCGGTAGCCAGGTAGGTGGTGAGTCCGCTGCACATAGCCGTGATCTCTGTTCCATAGGAGTAGAGGTTGTTGACCAGTCCGTTGGTGACAAAGGTGATCGTCTTGGTATGTCTTCCAAAAATGCCAAGCAGTTTCTAAACACCAAAAACCAGTAGTCAGCAAGCTCATTGCTGGGAGCTGGTTCCTGCTAGGGCTATTCCTAGCTCTGGGAGGACTCTGGACTTGTGTTTGATTCCCAACTGCCTTTAGGGACACCTTCTAATCCCCGGTGGGGCCTGTGGGACCACTGGGAAGCCTTGAAGGTAGCTTCAAAGGCCAAGCTTGTTCTAAAGGAGTCAAGGTGTCGGGAACCTGAGGGGAAGTGGCAGCGCAACAACAGCACTGAAGGGCTCTGCAAAGCACAGGTtttcccagggagctgcagaggccaACAGCCTCAGAGAAAGTGGGGGAGGGAATGATGCCACCCCTTTCTCATTTTGACGAAGAAATCCTAAAACAAAATACTCATCTACACATCAGATAAGGGAATGGAAAGTCAGCTGCTAGTGACTACTTGAACTTTTCCAGAAAGAAGAAGCACATGAAGAAATGGACCAATGATCCCCAGGACCAGGAGCCTGCTACTCCTGAATCTTACCCTGCTTTCTTCTGCCAGGCGGGCCAGGTTATCAAAGCGGGGCATCTCGCTTCTGTTCATGATGGAAATGTAGCAGGCATTCTGTTGCGTGACTTTGGTTGCAATGACGCCCTGGGAAATGAAATTATTCAGCACtcacatttctgttttttcccacTGTTAATGTTGGGATAAAGTCAGCATGGAAACCATGATGACTGCAGAGTGTAAATGCCCCAAAGTGTGGACTCCAAACGTACAGAATATAGGAACAATTGCCATCCCCTGGCCAGCTGTAGGAACAGCCAGACTCCATGGATGCTTTTTGAAGgaggccctgtccctgccactcACCGTGTTGTAGTTCCAGATGGTTTTCCAGGACCCACTGATGTTCCTTTGCTCAATGACGGCCACACGCCATTGCCTGTTGATGGTCACAATTTGGGACTGGCCACCAATGATGACTTGAGTGTGGTTGAAGATTCCGCTGGGAATCTGCTGAGTCTGAAAAGCCAAGGGAAAGATGTTTGAAGACCTTTGAAAGCAGACTGTGATGTCTGCAGGTTTTATGGAAAATCCCTGCCACAATGGAAGAAGTGCTGCCCTCTGGAgactgcctgccctgcactcaGTCTTTTCCAAAGGACCCAGAATAAGGGCTGTCACAGTGGGCAGAGGCTGTAAGAATTATTCTCATGGATCCAGTGAATCCTTGCTGCATctgacagctgccagctggtgtCTTTCGAGGCTGATACATGCTGGAGCACTGGCCAGAGTAAATCCACACTCAAGGACCTCAATGGAAATCACTGGTCACCCACTGTCCTTTAAGGCCATCTGAAGCTTCCAGCAGGAAGCTGTCAATGAGGAGATGTCAGGCAAGAAGGACATCTGGGTTGGCATTGGGCAGCACTGCGGGATCCCCCCCATTTGGTTCAAGAAAGCAAAGGGCTAAGGTTTTCTCACCGGGAAATTGACACTGCCATTGCCAATGCAGTACTTCAGGTCCACAACTCTCAGGACATCGAGGGTAATGCATGATCCCAGATTCAACTGGGGTCCTTggaaagctggaaaagaaaagacaaaaccccATGAGCTGATGCCTGAGATATTGGCTGATGTTCTATAGAAAAGTGGTGGTGGTGCTAAGAGCCAACCAGGTTCAACAGAATTGGTGCTCTGGGAATGTTTGAGCTGTGCAAGGGACAGATTCTCTTGGAGTCCCCAGTGAGCACTGGCTCTGTGGCTCAGCCTGGAATGCTCTCAAAGACCTGCTCCTGAACACCCATGGGGATGTCCTGTGCAGAAATCGGGGCTCTATTGCACTTTGTCTTGAGTCCCAGTGGCTGAGTATAGCATGGGAAGGCAGCTGCCAGTTCATGGGCCCAGTCACATGGGCTGTGATGTTCTAGAAGAATCCTACCATGTGTAGGTCATTTCAGCTCTGGGAGATGGGATCATTGTGGGAGGGGAAAACCTCCAGAGATCAGAGGAACTTGGCTCAGTGTTGTGAAGCACAGGCTTTGGTGGCTGCCTGAGTCAACTCATTAGCAAACCCTGACCTGAAGGACAGTGGTTCCTGGAACAACCCTTCTTCTTGACTGGCTATATCAGGACAGTGCAGGGTGAGTATAAACATTCTGGGCCCAAATTTAAGCCACATTAAGGTTGCTGGAGAGGTACTGTAAGGCTTTGGTTTGGGCCATTTCTGGGGGCTGTCATCCCACCCTGTTCCTGTCTCCATCTGCCGAGGTGCCGAACCCTTTGTGCAACTGCTGCAGCCCTTGGTTTCTGTGGGTTTGGAGGTGGAAGAGCAGCAGTTGTGCCTCAGACATGACCCAAGGTGAAAACATGCCAGGTGAGTAACACTCAGAATTCTCATGCTTGCACTCACTGTTAACTTCGTAAGCCAGGTAGGTGGTGAGCCCGCTGCACATCGCCGTGATGTCTATTCCATAGGAGTTGAGGTTGTTGACCAGTCCATTGGTGACAAAGGTGATCCTCTTGGTAGGTCTTCCAAAAGCACCGATCAGGTTCTAAACATGAAAAACCAACATTCAGGAAGCTCAGTGCACAGAGGTGGTTCCTGCTAGGCCTTTTCCTCTGCAATGATGATCGAGGGCTTGCTGATTGATTCCCAACTGCTTTTCAGGAGGTCGTTTAATTCCCAGGGGGGCCTGTGGGACCACTAGCAAGCTCTGAAGGGACCTCCAATGGCAGAGCTCATTCTAAGGGAGTCAAGGCGAATGAAACTTGAGGGGTAATGGCAGCACAAAGAAAGCACTGGAGGGCTCCACAAAGAAGAGTTTTGCCCAGTGAGCTGCGGAGGCCAACATCCTCAGAGAAAGTGGGGGAGGGAATGATGCCACCCCTTTCTCATTCTGGCCAAGCATTGCTAAAACAAATACTCAACTACATTTCTGTTAAGGGAAAGGAATGTCTGCCACAAGACTCCACCTGATCCTGCCCAGAAAGAAGAAGCACATGGAGAAATGGACTGatgatgcccaggagcaggcacCTGCTAGACCTTTGGAATCTTACCCTGCTCTCTTGTGCCAGGTGGGCCAGGTTATCAAAGCGGGGCATCTCGCTTCTGTTCATGATGGAAATGTAGCAGGTGTTCTGTTGAGTGACTTTGGTTGCAATCACACCCTGTAAAAGAAAAGTATTCTGCACTCACAATTCAGTTTCTTCCAAGGATTAATGTTGGCATAAAGGTggaatcaaaaccaaaacaaatgctGTGTTTCACTGCCCCACATTGCAGGCTCCAAACATTCAGAATAAAGAAACTATGACCGTCCCTAGGCCAGCTCTACGAAAGGCCAGATACTATGGATCCTTTTTGAAggagcccctgtccctgccactcACCGTGTTGTAGTTCCAGATGGTTTTCCAGGACCCGCTGAAGCTCCTCTGCTCAATGACGGCCACACGCCATTGCCTGTTGATGGTCACAATTTGGGACTGGCCACCAATGATGACTTGTGTGTTGTTGAAGATGCCACTGGGAATCTGCTGAGACTGAAAAGCCAAGAGAAAGAAGATGTTTCACCTTCAAAGGGAGACAGTGATTTCCtcaaattttctgaaaaattcgTGATACAATGGAAGAAATACTAGCCGCTGGGAAGTGGCCTCAGTCTTTTCCAAAGGACCCAGTATGGTGGCTGTGGCAGTGGGCAGAGGCTGTAAGAATTCTTTTCATGAATTCAGTGAATCCTTGCTGCATCTGACAGCTGCCATCTGGTGCCTTTAGAGGTTGACCCATGCTAGGGCAATGGCCAGAGTAAATCCACCTTCAAGGGCTTAGATGGAAACCTCTGCTAACTCATTGCTCTCTTCCAGGGTCTCCACCCTCGCAATAGAGGAGATGCCAGGCAAGAATGGCATCATTGTTGGCTTTTGTGCATCAGTTCGGGTTCTCCCCTTTTGGTTCAAGAAAGCTAATGGCTAAGGTTTACTCACCGGGAAATTTCCATTCCAATTGCCATTccagttgccattccaattgcCATTccagttgccattccaattgtTGTTCCAGTTGCCATTCCAGTTGTTATTGCCATTCCAATTGTTGTTCCAGTTGCCATTCCATTGGCCATTGCCATTCCAGATGTTGTTCCAGTTGTTGTTCCAGTTGTTGTTGCCGATGCCATTCCAGTTGTTGTTCCAGTTGCCATTGCCAATGTCATTCCAATTGTTGTTCCAATTGTTGTTCCAATTGTTGTTCCAGTTGCCATTGCCGTTGCCGTTCCATTGGCCATTCCAGTTACCATTGCCGTTCCAATTGCCATTGCTATTGCAGTATGTCAGCTCTACAACTCTCAGGACATCGAGGGTAATGCATGATCCCAGATTCACCTGGGGACCTTGGaaagctggaaaacaaaagaaaaacccccTGAGCTGATGCCTAAGGCCTTGGTTGATGTTCTGCAGGAGGGCTTCTTTATGTTTTGAGGTGTAAGAGCAGCAATTGTGCCTGAGACATGCCCCAAGGTGAAAACAGGCCAGATCAGTAACACTCAGAATTCCCATGCTTACATTCACTGTGAACTTCGGTAGCCATGTAGGTGGTGAGTCCGCTGCACATAGCCGTGATCTCTGTTCCATAGGAGTAGAGGTTGTTGACCAGTCCGTTGGTGACAAAGGTGATCCTCTTGGTATGTCTTCCAAAAATGCCAAGCAGTTTCTAAACACCAAAAACCAGCAGTCAGCAAGCTCATTGCTGGGAGCTGGTTCCTGCTAGGGCTATTCCTAGCTCTGGGAGGAGGACTCTGGACTTCTGTTTGATTCCCAACTGCCTTTAGGGACACCTTTTAATCCCCTGTGGGGCCTGTGCGACCACTGGGAAGCCTTGAAGGTAGCTTCAATGGTAGAGCTTACTCTACAGAAGTCGAGTAGAGAATTTGAGGGGAAGTGGCAGCGCAACAACAGCACTGAAGGGGTCTGCAAAGAACAGGTTTGCCCTGCGAGCTTCTGAGCTCAATATCCTCAGAGAAAGTGGGGGAGGGAATGATGCCACCCCTTTCTCATTTTGACGAAGAAATCCTAAAGCAAACTATACATCTACATGTCAGATAAGGGAAGAGAAAGTCAGCTGCTAGTGACTACTTGAACTTTTCCAAGAGGAAGAAGCATATGAAGAAATGGACCGATGATCCCCAGGACCAGGAGCCTGCTACTCCTCCTGAATCTTACCCTGCTCTCTTCTGCCAGGCGGGCCAGGTTATCAAAGCGGGGCATCTCGCTTCTGTTCATGATGGAAATGTAGCAGGCGTTCTGTTGCGTGACTTTGGTTGCAATGACGCCCTGGGAAATGAAATTATTCCGCACTCacaattttgttttttcccactGTTAATGTTGGGATAAAGTTAGCATGGAAAGCTTAATGACTGCTTAATGAAAATCCCCCAAACAGTTGATTCCAAATATAATGAATAATGGAAGAATTGCCATCCCTGGGCCAGCTGTAGGAACAGCCAGACTCCATGGATGCTTTTTGAAGgaggccctgtccctgccactcACCGTGTTGTAGTTCCAGATGGTTTTCCAGGACCCACTGATGTTCCTTTGCTCAATGACGGCCACACGCCATTGCCTGTTGATGGTCACAATTTGGGACTGGCCACCAATGATGACTTGAGTGTGGTTGAAGATGCCACTGGGAATCTGCTGAGTCTGAAAAGCCAAGAGAAAGATGTTTGAAGACCTTTGAAAGCAGACTGTGATGTCCCCAATTATTCTGAAAAATCTCTGCCACAATGGAAGAAGTGCTGCCCTCTGGAgactgcctgccctgcactcaGTCTTTTCCAAAGGACCCAGAATAAGGGCTGTGACAGTGGGCAGAGGCTGTAAGAATTATTCTCATGGATCCAGTGAATCCTTGCTGCATctgacagctgccagctggtgtCTTTCGAGGCTGATGCATGCTGGAGCACTGGCCAGAGAAAACCCACGCTCTAGGGCTTGGATGGAAACCACTGCTCTCCCACTGTCCTTTAAAGGCATCTGAAGCTTCCAGCAGGAAGCTGTCAATGAGGAGATGTCAGGCAAGAAGGACATCTGGGTTGGCAttgggcagcagctcaggatccCCCCTATTTGGTTCAAGAAATCTAAGGGCTAAGGTTTTCTCACCGGGAAATTGACACTGCCATTGCCAATGCAGTACTTCAGGTCCACAACTCTCAGGACATCAAGGGTAATGCATGATCCCAGATTCAGCTGGGGTCCTtgaaaagctggaaaagaaaagacaaaaccccATGAGCTGATGCCTAAGACCTTAGCTGATGTTCTACAGAAAAGTGGTGGTGTCGCTAAGGGCCCACCAGGTTCAGCAGAattgctgctctgggaatgttTGAGTCATGCAAGGGACAGATTCTCTTGGAGTCCCCAGTGAGCACTGGCTCTGTGGCTCAGCCTGGAATGCTCTCAAAGACCTGCTCTTGGAAACAATTGGGGATTTCCTGTGCAGAAATCGGGGCTCTATTGCACTTTGTCTTGAGTCCCAGTGGCTGAGTATAGCATGGGAAGGCAGCTGCCAGTTCATGGGCCCAGTCACATGGGCTGTGATGTTCTAGAAGAATCCTACCATGTGTAGGTCATTTTAGCCCTGGGAGATGGGATCATTGTGGGAGGGGAAAACCTCCAGGGATCAGAGGAACTTGGCTCAGTGTTGTGAAGCACAAGGCTTTGGTGGCTACCTGAGTCAACTCATTAGCAAGCTCTGACCTGAAGGACAATGGTTCCTGGCACAACCCTTCTTCTTGACTGGGTATATCAGGACAGTGCAGGGTGAGTATAAACATTCTGGGCCCAAATTTAAGCCACATTAAGCTTGATGGAGAAGTATTCTATGGCTTTGGATTGGGTCATTTCTGGGGGCTGTCATCCCACCCTGTTCCTGTCTCCATCTGCCGAGGTGCCGAACCCTTTGTGCAACTGCTGCAGCCCTTGGTTTCTGTGGGTTTGGATGTGGAAGTGCAGCACTTGTGCCTCAGACATGACCCAAGATGAAAACCTGCCAGGTCAGTAACACTGAGAATTCCAATGCTTGCACTCACTGTTAACTTCGTAAGCCAGGTAG from Passer domesticus isolate bPasDom1 unplaced genomic scaffold, bPasDom1.hap1 HAP1_SCAFFOLD_131, whole genome shotgun sequence encodes:
- the LOC135291847 gene encoding uncharacterized protein LOC135291847 codes for the protein MCSGLTTYLAYEVNTFQGPQLNLGSCITLDVLRVVDLKYCIGNGSVNFPTQQIPSGIFNHTQVIIGGQSQIVTINRQWRVAVIEQRNISGSWKTIWNYNTGVIATKVTQQNACYISIMNRSEMPRFDNLAHLAEESRKLLGIFGRHTKRITFVTNGLVNNLYSYGTEITAMCSGLTTYMATEVHSESFQGPQVNLGSCITLDVLRVVELTYCNSNGNWNGNGNWNGQWNGNGNGNWNGIWNGIGNGNWNNNWNGNWDNNWNGIGNGNWNNNWNGIGNNNWNNNWNNNWNGNGQWNGNWNNNWNGNNNWNGNWNNNWNGNWNGNWNGNWNGNFPSQQIPSGIFNNTQVIIGGQSQIVTINRQWRVAVIEQRSFSGSWKTIWNYNTGVIATKVTQQNTCYISIMNRSEMPRFDNLAHLAQESRNLIGAFGRPTKRITFVTNGLVNNLNSYGIDITAMCSGLTTYLAYEVNTFQGPQLNLGSCITLDVLRVVDLKYCIGNGSVNFPTQQIPSGIFNHTQVIIGGQSQIVTINRQWRVAVIEQRNISGSWKTIWNYNTGVIATKVTQQNACYISIMNRSEMPRFDNLARLAEESRKLLGIFGRHTKRITFVTNGLVNNLYSYGTEITAMCSGLTTYMATEVHSESFQGPQVNLGSCITLDVLRVVELTYCNSNGNWNGNGNWNGQWNGNGNGNWNNNWNNNWNNNWNDIGNGNWNNNWNGIGNNNWNNNWNNIWNGNGQWNGNWNNNWNGNNNWNGNWNNNWNGNWNGNWNGNWNGNWNGNFPSQQIPSGIFNNTQVIIGGQSQIVTINRQWRVAVIEQRSFSGSWKTIWNYNTGVIATKVTQQNTCYISIMNRSEMPRFDNLAHLAQESRNLIGAFGRPTKRITFVTNGLVNNLNSYGIDITAMCSGLTTYLAYEVNTFQGPQLNLGSCITLDVLRVVDLKYCIGNGSVNFPTQQIPSGIFNHTQVIIGGQSQIVTINRQWRVAVIEQRNISGSWKTIWNYNTWEKTEM